The following proteins come from a genomic window of Pyxidicoccus sp. MSG2:
- a CDS encoding VTC domain-containing protein: MLSFAEGEVTRLRREFKLVLGEEAAPAFCGRLSRELGGHLPPPTRIVSVYFDRPGCPLAERALRTPDDCLKVRTKEYSPDLGAGGHQRVVLEVKRERHGLTQKRRVWVPRTDLGRVLRGGAGLLPLIAGGSLVPVLAVTYKRHVYQATQEWRVTVDRDIAFHTISPELALSQLSLTAERLGPPQSMDNRVVVEVKHLGCELPEWLASLNPGGAPAYSKFAEGMARVYAFATDGVVGG, translated from the coding sequence ATGCTCTCGTTCGCGGAAGGTGAAGTCACCAGGCTCCGGCGTGAGTTCAAGCTCGTGCTGGGGGAGGAAGCGGCGCCGGCTTTCTGCGGGCGCCTGTCGCGCGAGCTGGGGGGGCACCTGCCTCCGCCCACGCGCATCGTCTCCGTCTACTTCGACCGGCCGGGTTGCCCGCTGGCGGAGCGCGCGCTGCGCACGCCCGACGACTGCCTCAAGGTCCGCACCAAGGAGTACTCGCCGGACCTGGGCGCGGGCGGCCACCAGCGGGTGGTGCTGGAGGTGAAGCGCGAGCGGCACGGCCTGACGCAGAAGCGCCGGGTGTGGGTGCCGCGCACGGACCTGGGGCGCGTGCTGCGCGGCGGTGCCGGCCTGCTGCCGCTCATCGCGGGAGGCAGCCTCGTGCCGGTACTGGCCGTCACGTACAAGCGGCACGTGTACCAGGCCACGCAGGAGTGGCGGGTGACGGTGGACCGGGACATCGCCTTCCACACGATTTCGCCGGAGCTGGCGCTGTCGCAGCTGTCGCTGACGGCGGAGCGGTTGGGCCCACCCCAGTCGATGGACAATCGGGTGGTGGTGGAGGTGAAGCACCTCGGGTGTGAGTTGCCCGAGTGGCTGGCGTCGCTCAATCCGGGCGGAGCGCCGGCGTACAGCAAGTTCGCGGAAGGGATGGCGAGGGTCTACGCCTTCGCCACGGATGGGGTCGTAGGGGGATAG